AAACTTAGCATTATCAATTTCAAGTACACCAAAATATGTTGCCACATCTCGCATTTGGGGAGATGATCACAGAAAACGTATTGATAGACATATTGCAGATAGAGACGAACGCTGGACTTCTATTGAAGAGGAAAAAGTATTAGCTTCTGTTATAGAACCCAAAGATATTGTTGTTATTGATTGTGTAACACTTTGGCTTACCAATTTTTATGTTGACACCAAAAACGATATTGAAAAATGCCTAGAATTAGC
The nucleotide sequence above comes from Flavobacteriaceae bacterium HL-DH10. Encoded proteins:
- a CDS encoding bifunctional adenosylcobinamide kinase/adenosylcobinamide-phosphate guanylyltransferase, which produces MIYYITGGERSGKSSYAQNLALSISSTPKYVATSRIWGDDHRKRIDRHIADRDERWTSIEEEKVLASVIEPKDIVVIDCVTLWLTNFYVDTKNDIEKCLELAKIEFNKLLDIDATIIIISNEIGMGVHAQTEVGRKFTELQGWVNQHIAKHADKATLMVSGIPLTLK